One stretch of Oncorhynchus gorbuscha isolate QuinsamMale2020 ecotype Even-year linkage group LG21, OgorEven_v1.0, whole genome shotgun sequence DNA includes these proteins:
- the LOC124007878 gene encoding grancalcin-like, with amino-acid sequence MAYPGYGGYGGPMQGMQLQGMPMQGGPMGGPPQAGYPQNGGGYPGTFSAPPRQPVNDPMWGYFTTIAGQDGEIDAEELQRCLTQTGISGTYTPFSLETCRIMIAMLDRDMTGKLGFIEFKELFAALSSWKQNFMMFDQDRSGTVEPHEMSQSISAMGYRISPQALNAVIKRYSKAGRIYFDDYVACAVKLRALTESFRRRDQMQQGAVNFQYDDFILCTMSI; translated from the exons ATGGCTTATCCAGGATATGGCGGG TATGGAGGACCAATGCAAGGCATGCAACTCCAGGGTATGCCCATGCAGGGTGGACCCATGGGAGGCCCACCCCAGGCAGGCTACCCCCAGAATGGTGGAGGCTACCCTGGGACCTTTTCTGCTCCTCCTCGGCAGCCTGTTAATGACCCCATGTGGGGATACTTTACTACCATAGCAGGACAG GATGGTGAGATTGATGCAGAGGAGCTTCAGAGGTGTCTTACACAGACTGGTATCAGTGGGACCTATACTC CCTTCAGTTTGGAGACATGTAGAATCATGATCGCAATGCTGGAT AGAGACATGACCGGAAAGCTGGGCTTCATTGAGTTCAAGGAGCTGTTTGCTGCCCTGAGTAGCTGGAAGCAGAACTTCATGATGTTCGACCAGGACCGGAGTGGCACGGTGGAACCCCATGAGATGTCCCAGTCCATCTCCGCTATGG GCTACAGGATCAGCCCGCAAGCTCTGAACGCTGTCATCAAACGCTACAGCAAGGCTGGCCGGATCTACTTTGACGACTATGTGGCATGTGCTGTGAAGCTTCGCGCCCTCACAG AGAGCTtcaggaggagagaccagatgcaGCAGGGGGCTGTCAACTTCCAATACGATGAC TTTATCCTGTGTACGATGTCCATCTGA